The Oryza glaberrima chromosome 9, OglaRS2, whole genome shotgun sequence genome includes a window with the following:
- the LOC127785176 gene encoding uncharacterized protein LOC127785176 isoform X1, translated as MYSETDFSFKDANKLCSLIRKQQALAKKKRKWLRSLIPREDGLIKPIKRPKFLKDVYLAESYVRSDEVSCEKVIANVEKCYGFQSDGYSHHIVQDGLQLFKLQKGKDGSLSPQGLADMQLIINKLSNEALHSVANIATHNRVSFEKTRPAMKKIIEDHLPQYLANLHDENDMSQLSHILTNPVSYRSNSLNITTPISPKMLSSIDQALNVLSTLTIQALVAMKRKLDEVSFTPKFSFVPRISRKAHMVTVIRKECNKMISRVGESGDLPKNLAKALSVVNLYRKQELKCMDISQAEFFPFSKKAIFLQNDVLNAIWSIQKLKKGDLKLLRAILCQGSNDEMLLKTTVRRYLIDCLFECDEGDLPDEALRAIALCNQMPLRQKIDFTEQRKGAELEAVLNVSSSLRALVYHCTGGQTDDQLMNCESECHSDEQVMSLGCDDYSCDNDFVLTEGYKNFGHQQHKIDEACSSSMVNPVSVSGHFSSGAGSNMKKPTLHEVVGANEVEIRRSSMGLSEICDDAAILAHKLLGKILDNTLLAENKVNGLAGYSLDGSTSHGPQDPAEKKNQKADIVIKAIENVLPNLPKSCMDKVRRMLHDDKQ; from the exons ATGT ATTCTGAGACTGATTTCTCTTTCAAGGATGCCAACAAACTGTGCTCTCTTATTCGGAAGCAGCAAGCCCttgccaaaaagaaaaggaa ATGGCTGCGGTCTCTGATTCCAAGGGAAGACGGTCTCATCAAACCTATCAAACGACCCAAGTTTCTAAAAGATGT GTACTTGGCTGAATCATATGTAAGGAGTGATGAG GTTTCTTGTGAGAAAGTCATagccaatgttgaaaaatgTTATGGTTTCCAAAGCGATGGCTACAGCCACCACATTGTTCAGGATGGCCTCCAGCTTTTTAAGTTGCAAAAAGGCAAGGATGGCTCACTCAGTCCACAAGGTCTTGCAGACATGCAACTCATAATAAATAAGTTAAGCAATGAAGCACTTCATTCAGTGGCTAACATCGCCACCCACAATAGGGTTAGTTTTGAGAAGACCAGGCCAGCGATGAAAAAGATCATAGAAGACCACCTACCACAATACTTGGCAAACTTGCATGATGAAAATGACATGTCTCAGCTGTCGCACATTTTAACAAATCCAGTCAGTTACCGATCTAATTCCTTAAACATTACAACACCTATTTCACCGAAAATGCTATCATCCATCGACCAGGCATTAAATGTACTCAGTACACTGACTATACAAGCTCTTGTTGCAATGAAAAGGAAGCTTGATGAAGTATCTTTCACCCCAAAATTTAGTTTTGTACCTCGTATAAGCAGAAAGGCGCATATGGTTACTGTGATTAGGAAAGAGTGCAATAAGATGATTTCAAGGGTTGGGGAAAGTGGTGACCTGCCAAAGAATTTGGCAAAAGCACTGTCAGTGGTGAATCTGTATAGGAAGCAAGAGTTGAAATGCATGGACATCTCACAGGCAGAGTTCTTTCCATTCTCAAAAAAAGCAATTTTCTTGCAAAATGATGTCCTGAATGCTATTTGGTCAATTCAAAAGTTGAAGAAAGGGGATCTTAAATTGCTGCGTGCCATACTATGTCAAGGTTCAAACGATGAGATGCTGCTAAAGACTACTGTGAGAAGGTATTTGATAGATTGTTTGTTTGAATGTGATGAGGGTGATTTACCAGATGAGGCACTGAGAGCCATTGCTTTGTGCAATCAGATGCCTCTGCGTCAAAAAATTGATTTCACAGAACAAAGGAAGGGTGCAGAGTTAGAAGCTGTACTGAATGTAAGCAGTAGTCTTAGAGCTCTAGTATATCATTGTACAGGAGGCCAAACTGATGATCAGTTAATGAACTGTGAGAGTGAATGCCACAGCGATGAACAAGTGATGAGCTTAGGTTGTGATGACTACAGTTGTGATAATGATTTCGTGCTCACAGAGGGTTACAAAAATTTTGGTCATCAGCAGCATAAAATAGATGAAGCTTGTTCGAGTAGCATGGTCAACCCTGTCAGTGTGAGTGGACATTTCTCGAGTGGAGCTGGTAGTAATATGAAGAAACCTACTTTGCATGAGGTTGTTGGTGCCAATGAAGTGGAAATAAGAAGAAGCTCCATGGGCCTTTCCGAGATTTGTGATGATGCTGCAATTTTGGCCCACAAGCTTCTAGGGAAAATTCTGGACAACACGTTGCTTGCAGAAAACAAGGTCAATGGACTTGCCGGATACTCTCTTGATGGTTCTACTTCGCATGGTCCTCAAG ATCCTGCAGAAAAGAAGAACCAAAAAGCTGACATTGTGATTAAAGCTATTGAGAATGTCTTACCGAATCTGCCAAAAAG CTGCATGGACAAAGTGAGGAGGATGTTGCATGATGATAAGCAATGA
- the LOC127785176 gene encoding uncharacterized protein LOC127785176 isoform X2, translated as MYSETDFSFKDANKLCSLIRKQQALAKKKRKWLRSLIPREDGLIKPIKRPKFLKDVYLAESYVRSDEVSCEKVIANVEKCYGFQSDGYSHHIVQDGLQLFKLQKGKDGSLSPQGLADMQLIINKLSNEALHSVANIATHNRVSFEKTRPAMKKIIEDHLPQYLANLHDENDMSQLSHILTNPVSYRSNSLNITTPISPKMLSSIDQALNVLSTLTIQALVAMKRKLDEVSFTPKFSFVPRISRKAHMVTVIRKECNKMISRVGESGDLPKNLAKALSVVNLYRKQELKCMDISQAEFFPFSKKAIFLQNDVLNAIWSIQKLKKGDLKLLRAILCQGSNDEMLLKTTVRRYLIDCLFECDEGDLPDEALRAIALCNQMPLRQKIDFTEQRKGAELEAVLNVSSSLRALVYHCTGGQTDDQLMNCESECHSDEQVMSLGCDDYSCDNDFVLTEGYKNFGHQQHKIDEACSSSMVNPVSVSGHFSSGAGSNMKKPTLHEVVGANEVEIRRSSMGLSEICDDAAILAHKLLGKILDNTLLAENKVNGLAGYSLDGSTSHGPQEKKNQKADIVIKAIENVLPNLPKSCMDKVRRMLHDDKQ; from the exons ATGT ATTCTGAGACTGATTTCTCTTTCAAGGATGCCAACAAACTGTGCTCTCTTATTCGGAAGCAGCAAGCCCttgccaaaaagaaaaggaa ATGGCTGCGGTCTCTGATTCCAAGGGAAGACGGTCTCATCAAACCTATCAAACGACCCAAGTTTCTAAAAGATGT GTACTTGGCTGAATCATATGTAAGGAGTGATGAG GTTTCTTGTGAGAAAGTCATagccaatgttgaaaaatgTTATGGTTTCCAAAGCGATGGCTACAGCCACCACATTGTTCAGGATGGCCTCCAGCTTTTTAAGTTGCAAAAAGGCAAGGATGGCTCACTCAGTCCACAAGGTCTTGCAGACATGCAACTCATAATAAATAAGTTAAGCAATGAAGCACTTCATTCAGTGGCTAACATCGCCACCCACAATAGGGTTAGTTTTGAGAAGACCAGGCCAGCGATGAAAAAGATCATAGAAGACCACCTACCACAATACTTGGCAAACTTGCATGATGAAAATGACATGTCTCAGCTGTCGCACATTTTAACAAATCCAGTCAGTTACCGATCTAATTCCTTAAACATTACAACACCTATTTCACCGAAAATGCTATCATCCATCGACCAGGCATTAAATGTACTCAGTACACTGACTATACAAGCTCTTGTTGCAATGAAAAGGAAGCTTGATGAAGTATCTTTCACCCCAAAATTTAGTTTTGTACCTCGTATAAGCAGAAAGGCGCATATGGTTACTGTGATTAGGAAAGAGTGCAATAAGATGATTTCAAGGGTTGGGGAAAGTGGTGACCTGCCAAAGAATTTGGCAAAAGCACTGTCAGTGGTGAATCTGTATAGGAAGCAAGAGTTGAAATGCATGGACATCTCACAGGCAGAGTTCTTTCCATTCTCAAAAAAAGCAATTTTCTTGCAAAATGATGTCCTGAATGCTATTTGGTCAATTCAAAAGTTGAAGAAAGGGGATCTTAAATTGCTGCGTGCCATACTATGTCAAGGTTCAAACGATGAGATGCTGCTAAAGACTACTGTGAGAAGGTATTTGATAGATTGTTTGTTTGAATGTGATGAGGGTGATTTACCAGATGAGGCACTGAGAGCCATTGCTTTGTGCAATCAGATGCCTCTGCGTCAAAAAATTGATTTCACAGAACAAAGGAAGGGTGCAGAGTTAGAAGCTGTACTGAATGTAAGCAGTAGTCTTAGAGCTCTAGTATATCATTGTACAGGAGGCCAAACTGATGATCAGTTAATGAACTGTGAGAGTGAATGCCACAGCGATGAACAAGTGATGAGCTTAGGTTGTGATGACTACAGTTGTGATAATGATTTCGTGCTCACAGAGGGTTACAAAAATTTTGGTCATCAGCAGCATAAAATAGATGAAGCTTGTTCGAGTAGCATGGTCAACCCTGTCAGTGTGAGTGGACATTTCTCGAGTGGAGCTGGTAGTAATATGAAGAAACCTACTTTGCATGAGGTTGTTGGTGCCAATGAAGTGGAAATAAGAAGAAGCTCCATGGGCCTTTCCGAGATTTGTGATGATGCTGCAATTTTGGCCCACAAGCTTCTAGGGAAAATTCTGGACAACACGTTGCTTGCAGAAAACAAGGTCAATGGACTTGCCGGATACTCTCTTGATGGTTCTACTTCGCATGGTCCTCAAG AAAAGAAGAACCAAAAAGCTGACATTGTGATTAAAGCTATTGAGAATGTCTTACCGAATCTGCCAAAAAG CTGCATGGACAAAGTGAGGAGGATGTTGCATGATGATAAGCAATGA
- the LOC127783620 gene encoding uncharacterized protein LOC127783620 has product MAPIVRPSKSDSHSDSDSHAHHPPPEPPQESSDGEDLELESSEELDSHGAPTKKAPFVAPPPPPPPQQNGKEVSDSPSLPTNSAIVLSPLPPPLQANKNHQDQDSESDSDDDEPPLPTNNAIVLAPPNNQESESDSDSDDDQESALKANKIVSSSGDDDQESDSSDDETLPALQANKNASPSDDDEDDDQESDSGDDDVLLDPALQANKNVLAFNGKRKVPPQEVGQSLQQPKKKKMEAPAQGNTDIDKQFKEKIASYIFLGKVVSVLDEEHPDLFKEAFLKLADSKASALDAKIKQLTLAQVRVSLKGRDLEKELIKLLSGFLK; this is encoded by the coding sequence ATGGCCCCCATCGTACGCCCCTCCAAATCCGACTCCCACTCCGATTCCGACTCCCACGCTCACCACCCTCCTCCTGAGCCGCCGCAAGAAAGCTCTGACGGCGAGGACTTGGAGCTCGAGTCCTCCGAGGAACTTGATTCGCATGGGGCGCCCACCAAGAAAGCCCCCTTcgtcgccccgccgccgccgccgccgccccagcaGAATGGGAAGGAGGTCTCCGATTCGCCATCGCTGCCCACCAATAGTGCCATCGTCCTCTCCCCGCTACCACCACCGCTGCAGGCGAACAAGAATCACCAAGACCAAGATTCTGAGTCCGATTCTGATGACGACGAGCCACCGCTGCCCACCAACAATGCAATCGTCCTCGCCCCGCCGAACAACCAGGAGTCTGAGTCTGATTCTGATTCTGATGACGACCAAGAGTCAGCGCTGAAGGCGAACAAGATTGTGTCCTCGTCCGGCGATGACGACCAAGAGTCCGATTCCAGTGACGACGAGACGCTGCCAGCGCTTCAGGCCAACAAGAATGCGTCTCCGtccgatgatgatgaggatgacgacCAAGAGTCCGATTCCGGTGACGACGATGTGCTGCTGGACCCCGCGCTTCAGGCGAACAAGAATGTGCTTGCCTTCAATGGGAAGAGGAAGGTGCCGCCGCAAGAGGTCGGTCAGTCTCTTCAGCagcccaagaagaagaagatggaggcACCAGCCCAAGGAAACACAGACATTGACAAGCAATTCAAGGAGAAGATTGCGTCCTACATTTTCCTTGGGAAGGTGGTCTCAGTTCTGGATGAAGAGCACCCCGACTTGTTTAAGGAAGCTTTCTTGAAGCTTGCTGACAGCAAGGCCAGTGCCCTGGATGCTAAGATCAAGCAGCTAACTTTGGCTCAGGTTAGGGTGTCTTTGAAGGGGCGTGACCTGGAGAAGGAACTGATCAAGTTGCTGTCGGGCTTCCTCAAGTGA
- the LOC127785487 gene encoding RNA pseudouridine synthase 4, mitochondrial isoform X3, translating to MAALLYLRRRAAAAALAGVAPRPQWLATAARRGALGSGDDGGETGERGKSPWLQLPPFAPLDAAAAARAISRGGGEGGDGEQGATAIKWVRRCCPDLPTSLVQKLFRLRKVKKNVVTAEISSADASAEQHRLRRVSAKDQLMPGDILFLPVNLKESSVAEKTKKFDNRNEINFLRGLEIYKDEAIIVVNKPPGMPVQGGVGIKNSIDVLASMFEENSSEAPRLVHRLDRDCSGVLVLGRNQLSTSMLHAIFREKTADALADILLQDGKSERLTVRASSNAASVQDALTEYRVIESCPQGYTWLELFPRTGRKHQLRVHCAEVLGTPIVGDYKYGRQAHQKWMPLPLPRTIDEELLRKRKLPFGLVVGGGSIAEEQPQLHLHCKQMVLPDVSVALHRLQSPDVNPDFSDLEKLNFVAPLPLHMRLSWEILKSVKI from the exons ATGGCGGCGCTCCTCTATCTCCGGAggcgggccgcggcggcggcgctcgccggcgtAGCGCCAAGGCCCCAATGGCTGGCCACGGCAGCGAGGCGCGGTGCTCTAGGTAGCGGAGACGACGGTGGAGAGACAGGCGAGAGGGGCAAGAGCCCGTGGTTGCAGCTCCCGCCCTTCGcgccgctcgacgccgccgccgctgcgagagccATCTCTCGAGGAGGTGGcgaaggaggagatggagaacAGGGAGCTACCGCGATCAAGTGGGTCCGCCGGTGCTGCCCCGACCTGCCGACCTCGCTGGTGCAGAAGCTGTTCCGTCTCCGCAAA GTTAAGAAGAACGTTGTTACTGCTGAGATCTCATCGGCTGATGCTAGTGCTGAGCAACATCGGTTGAGAAGG GTTTCAGCAAAAGATCAATTAATGCCTGGTGATATCCTCTTTCTGCCTGTTAATCTCAAAGAATCTTCGGTTGCTGAGAAGACTAAGAAATTTGATAACAGGAATGAGATTAATTTTCTGCGTGGCCTTGAGATTTACAAG GATGAAGCCATCATCGTGGTCAACAAACCCCCTGGAATGCCGGTTCAG GGCGGTGTTGGCATTAAAAACAGTATAGATGTATTGGCCTCCATGTTTGAAGAAAATTCTTCTGAAGCACCTCGTTTG GTTCATAGGCTTGATAGAGATTGTAGCGGCGTCCTTGTTCTGGGTAGAAATCAACTTAGCACTTCAATGTTGCATGCAATATTTCGTGAGAAAACTGCTGATGCTTTAGCTGAT ATTCTATTACAAGATGGTAAGTCTGAGCGTCTGACTGTTAGGGCCAGTTCAAATGCTGCTTCTGTTCAGGATGCTTTGACAGAGTACAGAGTGATTGAATCTTGCCCCCAAG GGTACACTTGGCTAGAACTATTTCCTCGTACTGGAAGAAAGCATCAG CTCCGAGTTCACTGTGCAGAGGTTCTTGGAACCCCAATTGTTGGGGATTACAAGTATGGACGGCAAGCGCATCAGAAGTGGATGCCTCTTCCCCTGCCACGGACAATTGATGAGGAACTGCTCAGGAAAAGGAAGCTTCCCTTTGGGCTTGTTGTGGGTGGCGGAAGCATCGCTGAGGAGCAACCTCAGCTTCATCTACACTGCAAGCAAATGGTTCTTCCTGATGTCTCAGTGGCTCTTCATAGGCTGCAGTCTCCAGACGTTAATCCTGATTTCTCAGATCTTGAGAAGCTCAACTTTGTTGCTCCACTGCCGTTGCATATGCGGTTGAGTTGGGAGATTTTGAAGTCTGTGAAGatttaa
- the LOC127785487 gene encoding RNA pseudouridine synthase 4, mitochondrial isoform X2, which translates to MAALLYLRRRAAAAALAGVAPRPQWLATAARRGALGSGDDGGETGERGKSPWLQLPPFAPLDAAAAARAISRGGGEGGDGEQGATAIKWVRRCCPDLPTSLVQKLFRLRKVKKNVVTAEISSADASAEQHRLRRVSAKDQLMPGDILFLPVNLKESSVAEKTKKFDNRNEINFLRGLEIYKDEAIIVVNKPPGMPVQGGVGIKNSIDVLASMFEENSSEAPRLVHRLDRDCSGVLVLGRNQLSTSMLHAIFREKTADALADGTQHVLQRKYVALVIGTPRHPKGLLSAPLAKILLQDGKSERLTVRASSNAASVQDALTEYRVIESCPQGYTWLELFPRTGRKHQRFLEPQLLGITSMDGKRIRSGCLFPCHGQLMRNCSGKGSFPLGLLWVAEASLRSNLSFIYTASKWFFLMSQWLFIGCSLQTLILISQILRSSTLLLHCRCICG; encoded by the exons ATGGCGGCGCTCCTCTATCTCCGGAggcgggccgcggcggcggcgctcgccggcgtAGCGCCAAGGCCCCAATGGCTGGCCACGGCAGCGAGGCGCGGTGCTCTAGGTAGCGGAGACGACGGTGGAGAGACAGGCGAGAGGGGCAAGAGCCCGTGGTTGCAGCTCCCGCCCTTCGcgccgctcgacgccgccgccgctgcgagagccATCTCTCGAGGAGGTGGcgaaggaggagatggagaacAGGGAGCTACCGCGATCAAGTGGGTCCGCCGGTGCTGCCCCGACCTGCCGACCTCGCTGGTGCAGAAGCTGTTCCGTCTCCGCAAA GTTAAGAAGAACGTTGTTACTGCTGAGATCTCATCGGCTGATGCTAGTGCTGAGCAACATCGGTTGAGAAGG GTTTCAGCAAAAGATCAATTAATGCCTGGTGATATCCTCTTTCTGCCTGTTAATCTCAAAGAATCTTCGGTTGCTGAGAAGACTAAGAAATTTGATAACAGGAATGAGATTAATTTTCTGCGTGGCCTTGAGATTTACAAG GATGAAGCCATCATCGTGGTCAACAAACCCCCTGGAATGCCGGTTCAG GGCGGTGTTGGCATTAAAAACAGTATAGATGTATTGGCCTCCATGTTTGAAGAAAATTCTTCTGAAGCACCTCGTTTG GTTCATAGGCTTGATAGAGATTGTAGCGGCGTCCTTGTTCTGGGTAGAAATCAACTTAGCACTTCAATGTTGCATGCAATATTTCGTGAGAAAACTGCTGATGCTTTAGCTGAT GGTACTCAACATGTACTGCAAAGAAAATATGTTGCTCTTGTAATTGGAACACCTAGACATCCCAAGGGTTTATTGTCAGCTCCACTTGCAAAG ATTCTATTACAAGATGGTAAGTCTGAGCGTCTGACTGTTAGGGCCAGTTCAAATGCTGCTTCTGTTCAGGATGCTTTGACAGAGTACAGAGTGATTGAATCTTGCCCCCAAG GGTACACTTGGCTAGAACTATTTCCTCGTACTGGAAGAAAGCATCAG AGGTTCTTGGAACCCCAATTGTTGGGGATTACAAGTATGGACGGCAAGCGCATCAGAAGTGGATGCCTCTTCCCCTGCCACGGACAATTGATGAGGAACTGCTCAGGAAAAGGAAGCTTCCCTTTGGGCTTGTTGTGGGTGGCGGAAGCATCGCTGAGGAGCAACCTCAGCTTCATCTACACTGCAAGCAAATGGTTCTTCCTGATGTCTCAGTGGCTCTTCATAGGCTGCAGTCTCCAGACGTTAATCCTGATTTCTCAGATCTTGAGAAGCTCAACTTTGTTGCTCCACTGCCGTTGCATATGCGGTTGA
- the LOC127785487 gene encoding RNA pseudouridine synthase 4, mitochondrial isoform X1: MAALLYLRRRAAAAALAGVAPRPQWLATAARRGALGSGDDGGETGERGKSPWLQLPPFAPLDAAAAARAISRGGGEGGDGEQGATAIKWVRRCCPDLPTSLVQKLFRLRKVKKNVVTAEISSADASAEQHRLRRVSAKDQLMPGDILFLPVNLKESSVAEKTKKFDNRNEINFLRGLEIYKDEAIIVVNKPPGMPVQGGVGIKNSIDVLASMFEENSSEAPRLVHRLDRDCSGVLVLGRNQLSTSMLHAIFREKTADALADGTQHVLQRKYVALVIGTPRHPKGLLSAPLAKILLQDGKSERLTVRASSNAASVQDALTEYRVIESCPQGYTWLELFPRTGRKHQLRVHCAEVLGTPIVGDYKYGRQAHQKWMPLPLPRTIDEELLRKRKLPFGLVVGGGSIAEEQPQLHLHCKQMVLPDVSVALHRLQSPDVNPDFSDLEKLNFVAPLPLHMRLSWEILKSVKI, translated from the exons ATGGCGGCGCTCCTCTATCTCCGGAggcgggccgcggcggcggcgctcgccggcgtAGCGCCAAGGCCCCAATGGCTGGCCACGGCAGCGAGGCGCGGTGCTCTAGGTAGCGGAGACGACGGTGGAGAGACAGGCGAGAGGGGCAAGAGCCCGTGGTTGCAGCTCCCGCCCTTCGcgccgctcgacgccgccgccgctgcgagagccATCTCTCGAGGAGGTGGcgaaggaggagatggagaacAGGGAGCTACCGCGATCAAGTGGGTCCGCCGGTGCTGCCCCGACCTGCCGACCTCGCTGGTGCAGAAGCTGTTCCGTCTCCGCAAA GTTAAGAAGAACGTTGTTACTGCTGAGATCTCATCGGCTGATGCTAGTGCTGAGCAACATCGGTTGAGAAGG GTTTCAGCAAAAGATCAATTAATGCCTGGTGATATCCTCTTTCTGCCTGTTAATCTCAAAGAATCTTCGGTTGCTGAGAAGACTAAGAAATTTGATAACAGGAATGAGATTAATTTTCTGCGTGGCCTTGAGATTTACAAG GATGAAGCCATCATCGTGGTCAACAAACCCCCTGGAATGCCGGTTCAG GGCGGTGTTGGCATTAAAAACAGTATAGATGTATTGGCCTCCATGTTTGAAGAAAATTCTTCTGAAGCACCTCGTTTG GTTCATAGGCTTGATAGAGATTGTAGCGGCGTCCTTGTTCTGGGTAGAAATCAACTTAGCACTTCAATGTTGCATGCAATATTTCGTGAGAAAACTGCTGATGCTTTAGCTGAT GGTACTCAACATGTACTGCAAAGAAAATATGTTGCTCTTGTAATTGGAACACCTAGACATCCCAAGGGTTTATTGTCAGCTCCACTTGCAAAG ATTCTATTACAAGATGGTAAGTCTGAGCGTCTGACTGTTAGGGCCAGTTCAAATGCTGCTTCTGTTCAGGATGCTTTGACAGAGTACAGAGTGATTGAATCTTGCCCCCAAG GGTACACTTGGCTAGAACTATTTCCTCGTACTGGAAGAAAGCATCAG CTCCGAGTTCACTGTGCAGAGGTTCTTGGAACCCCAATTGTTGGGGATTACAAGTATGGACGGCAAGCGCATCAGAAGTGGATGCCTCTTCCCCTGCCACGGACAATTGATGAGGAACTGCTCAGGAAAAGGAAGCTTCCCTTTGGGCTTGTTGTGGGTGGCGGAAGCATCGCTGAGGAGCAACCTCAGCTTCATCTACACTGCAAGCAAATGGTTCTTCCTGATGTCTCAGTGGCTCTTCATAGGCTGCAGTCTCCAGACGTTAATCCTGATTTCTCAGATCTTGAGAAGCTCAACTTTGTTGCTCCACTGCCGTTGCATATGCGGTTGAGTTGGGAGATTTTGAAGTCTGTGAAGatttaa
- the LOC127785487 gene encoding RNA pseudouridine synthase 4, mitochondrial isoform X4, which translates to MENRELPRSSGSAGAAPTCRPRWCRSCSVSAKCAPLVRTNAPLPFSVKKNVVTAEISSADASAEQHRLRRVSAKDQLMPGDILFLPVNLKESSVAEKTKKFDNRNEINFLRGLEIYKDEAIIVVNKPPGMPVQGGVGIKNSIDVLASMFEENSSEAPRLVHRLDRDCSGVLVLGRNQLSTSMLHAIFREKTADALADGTQHVLQRKYVALVIGTPRHPKGLLSAPLAKILLQDGKSERLTVRASSNAASVQDALTEYRVIESCPQGYTWLELFPRTGRKHQLRVHCAEVLGTPIVGDYKYGRQAHQKWMPLPLPRTIDEELLRKRKLPFGLVVGGGSIAEEQPQLHLHCKQMVLPDVSVALHRLQSPDVNPDFSDLEKLNFVAPLPLHMRLSWEILKSVKI; encoded by the exons atggagaacAGGGAGCTACCGCGATCAAGTGGGTCCGCCGGTGCTGCCCCGACCTGCCGACCTCGCTGGTGCAGAAGCTGTTCCGTCTCCGCAAAGTGCGCACCACTCGTTCGAACAAATGCCCCGCTACCTTTCTCT GTTAAGAAGAACGTTGTTACTGCTGAGATCTCATCGGCTGATGCTAGTGCTGAGCAACATCGGTTGAGAAGG GTTTCAGCAAAAGATCAATTAATGCCTGGTGATATCCTCTTTCTGCCTGTTAATCTCAAAGAATCTTCGGTTGCTGAGAAGACTAAGAAATTTGATAACAGGAATGAGATTAATTTTCTGCGTGGCCTTGAGATTTACAAG GATGAAGCCATCATCGTGGTCAACAAACCCCCTGGAATGCCGGTTCAG GGCGGTGTTGGCATTAAAAACAGTATAGATGTATTGGCCTCCATGTTTGAAGAAAATTCTTCTGAAGCACCTCGTTTG GTTCATAGGCTTGATAGAGATTGTAGCGGCGTCCTTGTTCTGGGTAGAAATCAACTTAGCACTTCAATGTTGCATGCAATATTTCGTGAGAAAACTGCTGATGCTTTAGCTGAT GGTACTCAACATGTACTGCAAAGAAAATATGTTGCTCTTGTAATTGGAACACCTAGACATCCCAAGGGTTTATTGTCAGCTCCACTTGCAAAG ATTCTATTACAAGATGGTAAGTCTGAGCGTCTGACTGTTAGGGCCAGTTCAAATGCTGCTTCTGTTCAGGATGCTTTGACAGAGTACAGAGTGATTGAATCTTGCCCCCAAG GGTACACTTGGCTAGAACTATTTCCTCGTACTGGAAGAAAGCATCAG CTCCGAGTTCACTGTGCAGAGGTTCTTGGAACCCCAATTGTTGGGGATTACAAGTATGGACGGCAAGCGCATCAGAAGTGGATGCCTCTTCCCCTGCCACGGACAATTGATGAGGAACTGCTCAGGAAAAGGAAGCTTCCCTTTGGGCTTGTTGTGGGTGGCGGAAGCATCGCTGAGGAGCAACCTCAGCTTCATCTACACTGCAAGCAAATGGTTCTTCCTGATGTCTCAGTGGCTCTTCATAGGCTGCAGTCTCCAGACGTTAATCCTGATTTCTCAGATCTTGAGAAGCTCAACTTTGTTGCTCCACTGCCGTTGCATATGCGGTTGAGTTGGGAGATTTTGAAGTCTGTGAAGatttaa